One Vibrio gazogenes genomic region harbors:
- a CDS encoding SPOR domain-containing protein: protein MYKLIFTLVTLILVGVGLSLSLPKLTPSGQQQGFPSVNIDQTSESSPILIRDFYLTPPLPEDAKFTLQLGMYPQLPQAQSFAKTLPVGNHYRIVKTTDNQRFWYLVLEGSYPSQEKAALAQQDLKADQISSSLKLLPKQLKEK, encoded by the coding sequence ATGTACAAACTGATATTCACATTAGTCACACTTATTCTCGTTGGCGTCGGCCTGAGCTTGTCTCTGCCAAAACTAACTCCTTCAGGCCAGCAGCAAGGTTTTCCGAGCGTCAACATTGACCAAACGTCGGAGTCATCACCAATTCTAATCCGCGATTTTTATCTAACCCCCCCGCTGCCAGAGGATGCAAAATTCACACTGCAACTGGGCATGTATCCACAACTGCCCCAGGCACAAAGCTTCGCTAAAACTTTACCGGTAGGAAACCATTACCGCATCGTCAAGACAACTGATAACCAACGATTTTGGTACCTCGTGTTAGAAGGCAGCTATCCATCACAAGAAAAAGCCGCATTAGCACAACAAGATTTGAAAGCCGATCAGATTTCGTCTAGTTTAAAGTTACTTCCGAAGCAACTGAAAGAAAAATAG